One Branchiostoma floridae strain S238N-H82 chromosome 15, Bfl_VNyyK, whole genome shotgun sequence DNA window includes the following coding sequences:
- the LOC118432052 gene encoding uncharacterized protein LOC118432052 isoform X2, which yields MFSPSMSSGQTPISPRKTESVLRTKAKDALDDQPPLKAEDSLQSCPVLGNCSSGTADDMHSCQTVTGEQQQCTKEETIGDLVTCKTTSNANNAIDGQHVQDTVKLIQTNVELVLDSESTEEGIDGNLYVDHVVKQTKLVHTKGRERSTCEKVENDTSLAMKSVEVDGTGESGQPDKELLDVVGLHDGLSNSQITKSTCRTVDHRVPTEGGRSDTPTKKQFKSEFRNTEEVRNWSHELQQGYRILREIMVDHRKNISWPFLDPVDVEGENLWDYHDRIKQPMWLRRIKDKFHNSEYSSITEFVSDMRLVLENCYRYNGINHYVSKQAQKMEKVMEQKLALLSKTLREKTTLHMTSGGKYGEDPHTKRRSVVRNLQATHDQTGSIILTYIRKEIEAQEKEERRLRELEKREEWQKQQQEILDWENKLLEETHLKELWEIPAIGHFLCLAQQILNIPEVVFYELERGLAMPQASSTLAMVFSYLLSTPHQRTKLPKKPYMPYCIWNRKLRERLQEWYDILDEQDTYEDAADYIGITREFFQELGERNPLVDKQYHELPFRQRVWILKSLCDNVYWSEVDIQEVVDRLPVFEQREVILGYDADGCAYLHFPQFCGADLRIYKQRPLPIPCLQKTQKKTKKDLWSSTEAEGEEGQKTAEVDPNKDIKASEDGNGGLQNLQSSTNGEKGQGDAEVYKTTAAQDETVSGNTQTPSKSTAGVSNSRQECKLQTEETSVELCLHNSGGDSKLLHGDMTERETRVKKRKHPSSVNREGNSKKLSVDNEKVRRVSKRKRSVFSNKQDIGSADVSGREALMSPRRSKRQKHQVEMYTTPDPRQPTSKLRDNKAAGGQVSSCKKKRKKKRTKDKTNSLDLSTELEAGPEFGTACESVEDLRNLTAQFAQPTAEDILKCNKSGKSPHRKRCVVELHQVLLNLLTELEPWEHKLVKARTKARNKVLSEWRDFQSTPPSSEEVTDIWGESEEEVMEAEDEKLQEEEGTTNDEEEGDEDQANSDEEWTIDSEHTGPVPVVTKGELGRLRPRKTVCGRDIQTRQPAKGESVVKEAATVASNIWGSLKASPGQFPSSGPQQQTAAQLLLSMKSRCSIASPQPAQKAVTVNKVPSQVVYQLHQNKEGNALPITQPQQEGRRIVSPKVPTVTAQHIRQIPPSNQASATTLKVPIAQLSTKQQAGTQVVKGSSKVPQILQLQTSGSSQPIYLLQQINEQGHVVYLQLQPTSSCATTASSKTITGLANIVTSKPEGNGSLVCSQISKPKIHPETREGNVMPSLATQQHSNLVVKKSKVEEASAFSHSSSKGLQNQVTYGISATSAQQHHTAVDQLDPVPKTASTTANSPVQPASSLLRPAVLQQNARMTPVVVKSFVPGSEACPGAAQVARGVPQFTPVTPQQMPAGTKLVMSDINQTQSTVQQRPAVVQRGLKIVSAGVQQTQTNLHMPAGTQFVKIGVPTGKMCPVTTPFAAQGAKVVHTSTFTPTVQHDKLAPVVSPITPQSQQGLQLVQLKSVPLQGPGHGKTQGQITRTIPHTHSNVATANTPAQVMHFKLSPMVLSPMHSVPQNDINASSNVANSPRTQHSIQTTKLHPNLQLSEKTATTAVTAPLKSVASKLVSQPLLHQQLTTNSPVQTLYQSSSAVATDGVLLQHQAKQGVKPVIESPTVVQVSPGSQQQILGQPTQAASTHAISHHLHIPAAASVSGVTSPPVVMPLSQPKVVFSYLKTNNTSVTSAISNANSAAQEQSVGMQTRQVATPIYVRNGSKCLGAAKESEQRVLPNASKIHGQNILTSVREAVQVPPSKIQNAHMSVTPSLEAAPKLVGSSQGVPETCTHPVAGSSSSAIPHQTHTLLPNSNALNHSAGRQPTLTISPSLLQGLPVHSAGGVNYVQLLLNQGGVKTMLAVPVQVQPGGKVTIPTGTVNSLQTSIPSPSNISSQVICGPSVQQTVASRLQRHVSQSAGQVLTGTTLMGQGQPGVLSSTSTGTINLASPAPVSCTGMSAGRHNVVVSSVVKESNKSTKVSCVEPTSTFSLVPTNPQPSTGAATQVVSRTLSLPIMSHSVGASKTQSPENSMNTQSVSQCKKI from the exons ATGTTTTCCCCATCAATGTCGTCAGGACAGACCCCGATATCACCCAGAAAAACTGAATCAGTTTTGAGGACAAAGGCAAAGGATGCTCTTGACGACCAGCCCCCATTGAAAGCCGAGGACAGTCTCCAGTCATGTCCAGTACTGGGGAACTGCAGCTCAGGCACAGCAGATGACATGCACTCTTGTCAAACTGTGACAGGTGAACAACAGCAGTGCACTAAAGAGGAGACCATTGGTGACTTGGTTACTTGTAAAACAACCAGTAATGCAAATAATGCGATTGATGGCCAACATGTCCAGGACACTGTAAAGCTAATCCAGACTAATGTAGAGCTAGTTTTAGACTCCGAGTCTACTGAAGAAGGCATAGATGGCAACCTGTATGTCGATCATGTTGTAAAGCAGACCAAACTAGTGCACACCAAAGGGCGTGAAAGGTCTACATGTGA GAAAGTAGAAAATGACACCAGTTTAGCAATGAAATCGGTGGAAGTTGATGGTACAGGGGAGAGTGGTCAGCCAGATAAAGAGTTATTGGATGTTGTTGGATTGCACGATGGATTATCAAACAGTCAGATAACTAAGAGCACCTGCAGAACTGTTGACCACCGTGTACCCACTGAGGGGGGCAGATCGGACACACCAACCAAAAAGCAGTTCAAGTCTGAGTTCAGGAACACGGAGGAAGTGCGGAATTGGAGCCATGAGCTGCAGCAGGGATATCGCATTCTTCGGGAGATCATGGTCGACCATCGCAA GAACATCTCCTGGCCGTTCCTGGACCCGGTAGATGTGGAAGGAGAGAACCTGTGGGACTACCACGACAGGATCAAACAACCCATGTGGCTGCGCAGGATCAAGGACAAGTTTCACAACAG TGAATACAGCAGTATTACGGAGTTCGTGAGTGACATGCGACTTGTGCTGGAGAACTGTTACCGCTACAATGGGATAAACCACTACGTCTCCAAACAGGCGCAGAAGATGGAGAAAGTCATGGAGCAAAAGCTGGCTCTGCTATCCAA GACCCTGCGGGAGAAAACAACATTACACATGACATCAGGAGGGAAGTATGGGGAGGATCCACACACCAAACGTCGCTCTGTAGTGAGAAATCTCCAGGCTACTCACGATCAGACTGGTTCTATCATACTCACATACATTCGCAAGGAAATAGAGGCACAG GAGAAGGAGGAGCGTCGGCTGCGGGAGCTGGAGAAAAGAGAGGAGTGGCAGAAACAGCAGCAGGAGATCCTCGACTGGGAAAACAAACTCCTGGAGGAGACCCATCTCAAGGAACTGTGGGAAATACCAGCCATTG GCCACTTCCTATGCCTGGCTCAGCAGATTCTCAACATCCCGGAGGTTGTGTTCTATGAGTTAGAGCGAGGCTTGGCCATGCCTCAAGCCAGCTCCACTCTTGCCATGGTGTTTTCCTACCTCCTCAGCACCCCACACCAGCGcacaaaactgcccaagaagccGTACATGCCTTACTGTATATGGAACAGAAAACTGCGAGAAAGACTGCAGGAATGGTATGACATACTTGATGAGCAAGACACCTATGAAGATGCAGCTGATTATATAGGTATCACACGGGAGTTTTTCCAGGAACTCGGAGAGAGAAATCCTCTTGTAGATAAACAGTATCATGAGTTGCCTTTTAGACAGCGAGTTTGGATCCTGAAGTCCCTGTGTGACAACGTGTACTGGAGTGAGGTTGACATCCAGGAAGTGGTGGACAGACTGCCGGTGTTCGAGCAGAGAGAGGTCATTCTGGGATACGATGCTGATGGGTGTGCCTATCTTCACTTCCCACAATTCTGTGGGGCAGACCTGCGGATCTACAAACAACGGCCACTACCTATTCCCTGCTTGCAGAAGACTCAGAAGAAAACTAAAAAGGACCTTTGGTCCAGTACAGAGGCCGAAGGAGAAGAAGGACAGAAGACTGCAGAAGTTGACCCCAACAAAGACATAAAGGCTAGTGAGGATGGCAATGGTGGTCTCCAGAACCTTCAATCCTCAACAAATGGAGAAAAGGGGCAGGGAGATGCTGAAGTTTACAAGACAACTGCCGCCCAAGATGAGACTGTCTCAGGTAACACACAGACACCATCAAAATCAACAGCAGGTGTTTCAAATTCCAGGCAAGAATGCAAACTCCAGACGGAAGAGACGTCTGTGGAGCTGTGTCTTCACAACAGTGGTGGTGACAGTAAACTACTCCATGGAGATATGACTGAAAGGGAAACAAGAGTGAAGAAAAGGAAGCATCCATCATCAGTCAACAGAGAGGGGAACTCAAAGAAATTGTCAGTTGATAATGAGAAAGTACGTAGGGTGTCCAAAAGAAAGAGGTCCGTATTCTCCAACAAACAGGACATTGGAAGTGCTGATGTGTCTGGGAGGGAGGCCTTGATGTCACCCCGGCGTTCCAAGCGACAGAAGCATCAGGTGGAGATGTACACCACTCCGGACCCCAGACAGCCAACCAGCAAACTCAGGGACAACAAGGCTGCTGGAGGACAGGTCTCATCATGtaagaagaaaaggaagaaaaaaagaacaaaag ACAAGACCAACAGTTTGGACCTGAGTACAGAGCTGGAGGCAGGACCAGAGTTTGGGACTGCCTGTGAGAGTGTGGAGGACCTGAGGAATCTGACAGCACAGTTTGCACAGCCGACTGCTGAGGACATTCTGAAATGCAACAAG TCGGGAAAGTCTCCCCATCGGAAGCGCTGTGTGGTGGAGCTGCACCAGGTCCTGCTGAATCTGCTGACCGAGCTGGAGCCATGGGAACACAAACTGGTCAAGGCTCGCACCAAGGCCAG aaataaagTACTTTCTGAATGGCGAGACTTCCAGTCCACACCACCCAGCAGTGAGGAGGTGACAGATATATGGGGGGAAAGTGAAGAGGAAGTGATGGAAGCAGAGGATGAGAAGCTGCAAGAGGAAGAAGGTACCACTAATGATGAGGAGGAAGGGGATGAAGACCAGGCTAACTCTGATGAGGAATGGACCATTGATAGCGAGCATACAGGGCCTGTACCTGTTGTTACTAAGGGAGAGCTGGGCAGACTTCGCCCAAGAAAGACAGTATGTGGAAGGGACATACAGACTAGGCAGCCAGCCAAGGGAGAATCAGTGGTGAAGGAAGCAGCAACTGTGGCCAGTAACATTTGGGGCTCATTGAAAGCCAGTCCTGGTCAGTTCCCCAGCTCAGGGCCTCAGCAGCAGACTGCAGCACAGCTCCTCCTGTCCATGAAATCCAGATGCAGCATAGCGTCTCCACAGCCAGCCCAGAAAGCAGTGACTGTGAATAAGGTACCCAGCCAGGTGGTGTATCAACTCCACCAGAACAAGGAAGGCAATGCACTGCCTATAACCCAGCCACAACAGGAGGGAAGAAGAATTGTTAGTCCCAAGGTACCAACTGTCACTGCTCAACATATTCGGCAAATTCCACCATCAAACCAAGCAAGTGCCACAACTCTGAAGGTGCCCATCGCTCAATTGTCTACCAAACAGCAGGCTGGTACTCAAGTGGTCAAAGGGAGCTCCAAAGTGCCTCAGATCCTTCAATTGCAAACAAGTGGTTCAAGTCAACCTATATATTTGCTCCAACAGATCAATGAGCAAGGGCATGTGGTGTACCTCCAACTCCAACCTACCTCCAGCTGTGCAACAACAGCTTCTTCCAAAACAATCACAGGTCTGGCAAACATTGTTACATCTAAGCCAGAAGGAAATGGTAGTCTTGTTTGTTCTCAAATCAGTAAACCCAAAATTCACCCTGAAACTCGGGAAGGTAATGTAATGCCTTCACTAGCCACACAACAGCACTCTAATCTTGTGGTAAAGAAGTCAAAAGTCGAAGAAGCCTCTGCTTTTTCCCACAGTTCTAGCAAAGGGTTGCAGAATCAGGTAACTTACGGGATCTCTGCTACATCTGCCCAACAACACCATACCGCTGTGGATCAACTAGACCCAGTACCAAAAACAGCCTCTACAACTGCCAACAGTCCTGTCCAGCCTGCCTCCTCCTTACTGAGGCCTGCAGTGCTTCAACAGAATGCCAGGATGACACCAGTCGTTGTGAAATCTTTTGTGCCAGGGTCAGAAGCATGCCCAGGAGCTGCTCAGGTCGCTAGAGGTGTGCCACAGTTCACACCTGTAACTCCACAGCAGATGCCAGCAGGTACAAAGCTGGTAATGTCTGATATTAACCAAACTCAGTCTACTGTACAACAGAGGCCAGCAGTGGTGCAGAGAGGCCTGAAAATTGTTTCTGCAGGTGTGCAACAGACTCAAACCAACTTACATATGCCTGCAGGAACTCAGTTTGTAAAGATAGGAGTTCCAACAGGTAAGATGTGCCCAGTCACAACACCATTTGCTGCACAAGGTGCAAAGGTCGTGCATACATCAACATTTACGCCAACAGTACAGCATGACAAACTAGCACCTGTAGTCAGCCCCATCACTCCCCAGTCTCAGCAGGGGTTACAACTGGTACAGCTGAAGTCTGTTCCATTACAGGGCCCAGGACATGGCAAAACTCAGGGCCAAATTACAAGAACAATACCCCATACTCACAGCAATGTAGCTACAGCAAATACTCCAGCACAAGTTATGCACTTTAAGTTAAGCCCAATGGTGTTAAGTCCAATGCATAGTGTGCCACAGAATGATATCAATGCCTCATCAAATGTTGCTAATTCTCCAAGAACGCAACATTCTATTCAGACTACGAAGCTTCACCCAAATCTTCAGCTGTCTGAGAAAACAGCCACCACAGCAGTGACAGCACCTCTCAAGTCAGTTGCCAGCAAGCTTGTCAGCCAGCCATTGCTACATCAACAACTGACAACCAATTCTCCAGTGCAAACGCTTTATCAGAGTTCCAGTGCGGTGGCTACAGATGGTGTATTGCTTCAACATCAGGCTAAGCAGGGAGTAAAACCAGTCATTGAGAGTCCAACTGTTGTACAAGTCAGCCCTGGATCACAGCAGCAAATACTGGGACAGCCAACCCAGGCTGCCAGCACTCATGCCATTTCTCACCACTTACATATACCAGCAGCTGCCTCAGTCAGTGGTGTTACATCTCCTCCTGTTGTAATGCCCTTGTCTCAGCCAAAGGTAGTGTTTTCATACTTAAAAACAAATAATACCTCAGTAACATCTGCCATCAGCAATGCCAATAGTGCTGCACAAGAACAATCTGTTGGCATGCAAACCAGGCAGGTAGCAACACCAATATATGTGAGGAATGGAAGCAAATGTTTGGGAGCAGCAAAAGAGTCAGAGCAAAGAGTACTGCCAAATGCTAGCAAAATACATGGACAAAATATTTTAACATCTGTCAGGGAAGCTGTACAAGTCCCACCCTCTAAGATACAAAATGCACATATGTCTGTAACTCCGAGCCTGGAGGCTGCCCCAAAGCTGGTTGGCAGTTCACAAGGAGTTCCCGAGACATGCACTCATCCTGTGGCAGGTTCATCCAGCTCAGCTATTCCACACCAAACTCACACCTTGCTGCCAAATTCTAATGCACTGAATCATTCTGCAGGAAGACAGCCTACCCTGACCATCTCCCCTTCCCTGCTGCAGGGGCTGCCTGTCCACTCTGCCGGGGGAGTGAACTATGTGCAGCTCCTGCTGAATCAGGGCGGTGTGAAGACCATGTTAGCAGTACCAGTCCAGGTACAACCTGGTGGAAAAGTCACTATTCCAACAGGCACAGTGAATAGCCTGCAGACAAGCATCCCCAGCCCCTCAAACATAAGTTCTCAGGTCATATGTGGACCTTCAGTGCAGCAAACTGTAGCATCACGCCTTCAGCGACATGTGAGTCAGTCAGCAGGTCAAGTACTGACAGGCACCACTTTGATGGGGCAAGGGCAGCCTGGTGTGCTGAGCTCAACTTCCACTGGAACTATCAATCTAGCCTCACCTGCACCAGTGTCGTGCACTGGCATGTCGGCAGGACGTCACAATGTCGTAGTTTCCTCTGTAGTGAAAGAAAGTAACAAAAGTACCAAAGTAAGCTGTGTGGAGCCGACCAGCACTTTCTCATTAGTACCCACAAACCCACAGCCATCTACCGGAGCAGCTACCCAGGTCGTGTCACGTACCCTGAGCTTACCTATTATGAGTCACAGTGTTGGAGCATCAAAAACACAATCTCCTGAAAATAGTATGAATACACAATCAGTGAGTCAgtgtaaaaaaatctga